From the genome of Pungitius pungitius chromosome 21, fPunPun2.1, whole genome shotgun sequence, one region includes:
- the pkmyt1 gene encoding membrane-associated tyrosine- and threonine-specific cdc2-inhibitory kinase isoform X1, with product MPECRSDDDRVRAANPTGLTGSLSCRKGGEMSVTVETTVSRVPLPLPTHFSHAEQSFSLKKRRRLPFSSSSTSNASYSSPDRLSHSLPPLPPSKGGPPLSRVFPQHLSPWTPLSRSLSESPPPDSEYDPGKPQSYFSQCYTNLGLLGRGSFGEVYKVESNKDGRQYAVKRSAHRFRGNSDRNRSVREARNHERLCPHPHILNFVAAWEECGRLYIQTELCTTSLLLHAENKPPGPDEPAAWAYLCDLLSALQHLHSRGFVHLDLKPANVLITDSGRLKLADFGLLFEVTQKTAGSAGGKAKDDVQEGDPRYMAPELLRGNYGPAADVFSLGVSILELACNMEVPNGGDGWQQLRQGCLPSEFTSGLSAELQSVLRMMLAPEPSERPTVSELLALPSVRKHRWKRRIHLLVAETALTLVSFCQLVVCYGCRLLSYLHWSFGPRWSTPLPSTPPHGSWDKDLTLPLSAMHADSGSPEDDAVFPLDPTEPEPSPTFSHRIKSRLSAESTSTPLPLSPRHYRQSPAHTPTHSDLGGCSPFRSAQTPSSIHSNGSCRALTPGASPIRAELYRTDGGAAPSRPPSPPPPAESSRRAARNWVRSEEALPRPNFEPKNLLSLFEDTAVEGQP from the exons ATGCCGGAGTGTCGGTCAGACGACGACCGTGTACGTGCGGCTAACCCGACTGGCCTAACTGG CTCCTTGTCTTGCAGGAAAGGGGGTGAAATGTCGGTGACAGTGGAAACCACGGTGTCCAGGGTGCCGCTCCCTCTCCCGACCCACTTCTCCCATGCAGAGCAGTCCTTTTCCCTCAAAAAGCGGCGGCGtctccctttttcctcctcttccacgtCCAACGCTTCCTACTCTTCCCCTGACCGGCTCTCGCATTCTCTGCCCCCGCTGCCACCGTCCAAGGGGGGTCCCCCCCTGAGCCGGGTGTTTCCCCAGCATCTGTCCCCGTGGACCCCCCTGTCGCGCTCCCTCAGCGAGTCTCCCCCTCCGGATTCCGAGTACGATCCCGGCAAACCGCAGTCCTACTTCAGCCAGTGCTACACTAATTTGGGCCTCCTGGGTAGAGGATCCTTCGGAGAGGTCTACAAG GTGGAAAGCAACAAGGACGGGCGTCAGTACGCAGTGAAGCGCTCCGCTCACCGCTTCAGGGGCAACAGTGACCGGAACCGCAGCGTGAGGGAAGCCAGGAACCACGAGCGCCTCTGTCCTCACCCTCACATCCTGAACTTCGTGGCGGCGTGGGAGGAGTGTGGCCGACTGTACATCCAAACAGAGCTGTGCACCACCAGCTTGCTGCTCCACGCCGAGAACAAGCCCCCCGGCCCAG ATGAGCCGGCGGCCTGGGCGTACCTGTGCGACCTCCTCTCGGCGTTGCAGCACTTGCACTCTCGGGGTTTCGTGCATCTGGACCTCAAGCCCGCCAACGTCCTGATCACCGACTCTGGCCGCCTCAAGCTGGCCGACTTCGGGCTGCTGTTTGAGGTCACACAGAAGACGGCGGGGTCCGCGGGGGGCAAAGCAAAAGACGACGTCCAGGAGGGCGATCCCAGGTACATGGCCCCCGAGCTGCTGCGTGGGAACTACGGCCCTGCTGCAGATGTTTTCAG ctTGGGTGTTTCTATTCTGGAGCTTGCCTGTAACATGGAGGTACCGAATGGCGGCGATGGCTGGCAGCAGCTCCGACAAGGCTGCCTCCCCTCGGAGTTCACCAGCG gcctCTCAGCGGAGCTCCAGTCGGTGCTGCGGATGATGCTGGCCCCGGAACCATCGGAGAGGCCCACGGTCTCCGAGCTGCTCGCCCTCCCCTCTGTCAGGAAACACCGGTGGAAGAGGCGCATCCATCTTTTGGTCGCCGAGACCGCGCTCACACTCGTCTCCTTCTGTCAA CTGGTAGTGTGCTACGGCTGTAGACTCCTATCGTACCTGCACTGGTCCTTTGGCCCTCGCTGGAGCACGCCGTTGCCCTCGACTCCTCCCCATGGCAGCTGGGACAAGGATCTAACCCTTCCCCTCAGTGCCATGCACGCGGACTCGGGGAGCCCAGAGGACGACGCCGTGTTTCCGCTGGATCCAACAGAGCCGGAGCCTTCCCCCACTTTCTCACACAG GATTAAAAGCAGACTGTCTGCAGAAAGCACATCCACTCCTCTCCCACTATCCCCGAGGCACTATCGGCAAAGTCCCGCCCACACCCCCACTCACTCGGATCTGGGCGGTTGCTCCCCCTTTCGCTCGGCGCAAACCCCTTCCAGCATCCACTCGAACGGCTCGTGCCGCGCGCTCACCCCTGGCGCCAGCCCCATACGCGCAGAGCTCTACCGCACCGACGGAGGCGCCGCGCCGAGCCGCCcgccgtcgccgccgccgcccgccgaGTCCTCGCGGCGGGCGGCTCGCAACTGGGTCCGAAGCGAGGAGGCCCTTCCCCGGCCCAACTTCGAACCAAAGAACCTGCTCAGTCTGTTTGAGGATACGGCTGTGGAGGGGCAGCCATGA
- the pkmyt1 gene encoding membrane-associated tyrosine- and threonine-specific cdc2-inhibitory kinase isoform X2 gives MSVTVETTVSRVPLPLPTHFSHAEQSFSLKKRRRLPFSSSSTSNASYSSPDRLSHSLPPLPPSKGGPPLSRVFPQHLSPWTPLSRSLSESPPPDSEYDPGKPQSYFSQCYTNLGLLGRGSFGEVYKVESNKDGRQYAVKRSAHRFRGNSDRNRSVREARNHERLCPHPHILNFVAAWEECGRLYIQTELCTTSLLLHAENKPPGPDEPAAWAYLCDLLSALQHLHSRGFVHLDLKPANVLITDSGRLKLADFGLLFEVTQKTAGSAGGKAKDDVQEGDPRYMAPELLRGNYGPAADVFSLGVSILELACNMEVPNGGDGWQQLRQGCLPSEFTSGLSAELQSVLRMMLAPEPSERPTVSELLALPSVRKHRWKRRIHLLVAETALTLVSFCQLVVCYGCRLLSYLHWSFGPRWSTPLPSTPPHGSWDKDLTLPLSAMHADSGSPEDDAVFPLDPTEPEPSPTFSHRIKSRLSAESTSTPLPLSPRHYRQSPAHTPTHSDLGGCSPFRSAQTPSSIHSNGSCRALTPGASPIRAELYRTDGGAAPSRPPSPPPPAESSRRAARNWVRSEEALPRPNFEPKNLLSLFEDTAVEGQP, from the exons ATGTCGGTGACAGTGGAAACCACGGTGTCCAGGGTGCCGCTCCCTCTCCCGACCCACTTCTCCCATGCAGAGCAGTCCTTTTCCCTCAAAAAGCGGCGGCGtctccctttttcctcctcttccacgtCCAACGCTTCCTACTCTTCCCCTGACCGGCTCTCGCATTCTCTGCCCCCGCTGCCACCGTCCAAGGGGGGTCCCCCCCTGAGCCGGGTGTTTCCCCAGCATCTGTCCCCGTGGACCCCCCTGTCGCGCTCCCTCAGCGAGTCTCCCCCTCCGGATTCCGAGTACGATCCCGGCAAACCGCAGTCCTACTTCAGCCAGTGCTACACTAATTTGGGCCTCCTGGGTAGAGGATCCTTCGGAGAGGTCTACAAG GTGGAAAGCAACAAGGACGGGCGTCAGTACGCAGTGAAGCGCTCCGCTCACCGCTTCAGGGGCAACAGTGACCGGAACCGCAGCGTGAGGGAAGCCAGGAACCACGAGCGCCTCTGTCCTCACCCTCACATCCTGAACTTCGTGGCGGCGTGGGAGGAGTGTGGCCGACTGTACATCCAAACAGAGCTGTGCACCACCAGCTTGCTGCTCCACGCCGAGAACAAGCCCCCCGGCCCAG ATGAGCCGGCGGCCTGGGCGTACCTGTGCGACCTCCTCTCGGCGTTGCAGCACTTGCACTCTCGGGGTTTCGTGCATCTGGACCTCAAGCCCGCCAACGTCCTGATCACCGACTCTGGCCGCCTCAAGCTGGCCGACTTCGGGCTGCTGTTTGAGGTCACACAGAAGACGGCGGGGTCCGCGGGGGGCAAAGCAAAAGACGACGTCCAGGAGGGCGATCCCAGGTACATGGCCCCCGAGCTGCTGCGTGGGAACTACGGCCCTGCTGCAGATGTTTTCAG ctTGGGTGTTTCTATTCTGGAGCTTGCCTGTAACATGGAGGTACCGAATGGCGGCGATGGCTGGCAGCAGCTCCGACAAGGCTGCCTCCCCTCGGAGTTCACCAGCG gcctCTCAGCGGAGCTCCAGTCGGTGCTGCGGATGATGCTGGCCCCGGAACCATCGGAGAGGCCCACGGTCTCCGAGCTGCTCGCCCTCCCCTCTGTCAGGAAACACCGGTGGAAGAGGCGCATCCATCTTTTGGTCGCCGAGACCGCGCTCACACTCGTCTCCTTCTGTCAA CTGGTAGTGTGCTACGGCTGTAGACTCCTATCGTACCTGCACTGGTCCTTTGGCCCTCGCTGGAGCACGCCGTTGCCCTCGACTCCTCCCCATGGCAGCTGGGACAAGGATCTAACCCTTCCCCTCAGTGCCATGCACGCGGACTCGGGGAGCCCAGAGGACGACGCCGTGTTTCCGCTGGATCCAACAGAGCCGGAGCCTTCCCCCACTTTCTCACACAG GATTAAAAGCAGACTGTCTGCAGAAAGCACATCCACTCCTCTCCCACTATCCCCGAGGCACTATCGGCAAAGTCCCGCCCACACCCCCACTCACTCGGATCTGGGCGGTTGCTCCCCCTTTCGCTCGGCGCAAACCCCTTCCAGCATCCACTCGAACGGCTCGTGCCGCGCGCTCACCCCTGGCGCCAGCCCCATACGCGCAGAGCTCTACCGCACCGACGGAGGCGCCGCGCCGAGCCGCCcgccgtcgccgccgccgcccgccgaGTCCTCGCGGCGGGCGGCTCGCAACTGGGTCCGAAGCGAGGAGGCCCTTCCCCGGCCCAACTTCGAACCAAAGAACCTGCTCAGTCTGTTTGAGGATACGGCTGTGGAGGGGCAGCCATGA